Proteins from one Thioalkalivibrio sp. XN279 genomic window:
- a CDS encoding S9 family peptidase, with the protein MQPREAPCGSWSSPLSAAEVARAGVKLQQPWRKGDQVCWLEQRPAEGGRTVLMQDLHRRRSELTPAPFNVRSRAHEYGGGAYCVLGAEAWFVNDADQAIWHRDAGGDIRQLTPADQRRYADLRRDPRRRRLLAVCEDHGTPGEPRASVVAISDDGTITTLLEGHDFYASLRLDADGERLAWLSWDHPRLPWDGTTLWMARLDADGRPADSRKVAGGERVSVFQPEWLRDGRLGYVADPDGWWNHYAWDGRHTERFTTMDSEGGMPQWVFGQSTWGEISGGMMGAMSRDGSWELWHFGPGLPSRERWRLEAIDHFATDGREAVVLAGGPDRAMGVYLLDAPNMRPRLVADTGPLPLKEEWISHPRALSFPTGDGATAHAFYYPPCNPLHVAPAGTTPPVIVKCHGGPTGATSPAFDAKIQFWTTRGFAVLDVNYRGSTGFGREYRESLYGRWGEADVQDCVAGVRFLAQQGLADPEAAFISGGSAGGYSVLCALAFTDAFRAGASYYGIGDVGALFGTTHKFESQYDRWLIGDPSDPATQRLLDARSPLKHADRIRCPVIFFQGGEDKVVPPEQSRSMHAALRERGIPTAYLEFPEEGHGFRRAENIRAALEAELAFYCRVLGVTPAGDVPALDLGGAALH; encoded by the coding sequence ATGCAACCGAGAGAAGCGCCCTGCGGCAGCTGGTCATCGCCGCTGTCCGCCGCCGAAGTCGCCCGGGCCGGGGTCAAGCTGCAGCAGCCCTGGCGCAAGGGCGACCAGGTCTGCTGGCTGGAGCAGCGTCCCGCCGAGGGCGGCCGCACCGTCCTCATGCAGGACCTGCACAGGCGGCGCAGCGAGCTGACGCCGGCGCCGTTCAACGTGCGCAGCCGCGCGCACGAATACGGCGGCGGGGCTTACTGCGTGCTCGGGGCCGAGGCCTGGTTCGTCAACGACGCCGACCAGGCGATCTGGCATCGCGATGCCGGGGGCGACATACGGCAACTCACGCCCGCCGACCAGCGCCGCTATGCGGATCTCAGGCGCGACCCCCGGCGGCGGCGCCTGCTGGCTGTCTGTGAAGATCACGGCACCCCGGGCGAGCCGCGCGCCAGCGTGGTGGCCATCAGCGACGACGGCACCATCACCACCCTCCTCGAGGGCCACGATTTCTATGCCTCGCTGCGCCTCGACGCGGACGGCGAGCGCCTCGCCTGGCTCTCCTGGGACCATCCGCGCCTGCCCTGGGACGGCACCACCTTGTGGATGGCTCGCCTCGATGCCGACGGGCGACCGGCGGACTCGCGCAAAGTCGCCGGCGGCGAGCGTGTCTCCGTGTTCCAGCCGGAGTGGCTGCGCGACGGACGCCTCGGCTATGTCGCCGATCCCGACGGCTGGTGGAACCACTACGCGTGGGACGGGCGTCATACGGAGCGCTTCACCACGATGGACTCCGAGGGCGGGATGCCGCAATGGGTGTTCGGCCAGTCCACCTGGGGCGAGATCTCGGGCGGGATGATGGGCGCCATGAGCCGCGACGGCAGCTGGGAACTGTGGCACTTCGGCCCCGGGCTGCCCTCCCGCGAACGCTGGCGGCTCGAAGCCATCGATCATTTCGCCACCGACGGCCGCGAGGCGGTGGTCCTGGCCGGCGGGCCCGACCGCGCCATGGGCGTGTACCTGCTGGACGCGCCCAACATGCGGCCGCGCCTGGTCGCAGACACCGGCCCGCTGCCGCTCAAGGAAGAGTGGATCTCGCACCCGCGCGCGCTGAGCTTCCCCACCGGCGACGGCGCCACGGCGCATGCGTTCTACTACCCGCCCTGCAACCCGCTGCACGTCGCGCCCGCCGGCACCACGCCGCCGGTGATCGTGAAATGCCATGGCGGCCCGACCGGCGCCACCTCGCCGGCCTTCGACGCGAAGATCCAGTTCTGGACCACGCGCGGCTTCGCCGTGCTCGACGTGAACTACCGCGGCAGCACCGGCTTCGGCCGCGAGTACCGCGAAAGCCTCTACGGGCGCTGGGGCGAGGCGGATGTGCAGGACTGTGTCGCCGGCGTGCGCTTCCTGGCGCAACAGGGCCTCGCGGATCCTGAGGCCGCCTTCATCAGCGGCGGCAGCGCCGGCGGCTACAGCGTGCTCTGCGCCCTGGCCTTCACCGACGCCTTTCGCGCCGGCGCCAGCTACTACGGCATCGGCGACGTGGGCGCGCTGTTCGGCACCACGCACAAGTTCGAGTCACAGTACGATCGCTGGCTCATCGGTGATCCCTCGGACCCGGCCACGCAACGGCTGCTCGACGCACGGTCGCCGCTGAAGCACGCCGACCGGATCCGCTGCCCGGTGATCTTCTTCCAGGGCGGCGAAGACAAGGTCGTGCCGCCCGAGCAGAGCCGCAGCATGCACGCCGCGCTGCGCGAGCGCGGCATTCCGACCGCCTATCTCGAGTTCCCCGAGGAAGGACACGGTTTCCGCCGCGCCGAGAACATCAGGGCCGCGCTCGAGGCCGAGCTGGCGTTCTACTGCCGGGTGCTCGGCGTCACGCCGGCCGGCGACGTGCCGGCGCTCGATCTCGGCGGCGCCGCCCTGCACTGA
- a CDS encoding NRDE family protein, with translation MCLLVFAWQTAAARPLVLAGNRDEFHDRPAAPADWWEGGRIVGGRDLRAGGTWLAAARDGRFAVVTNYREPMAEGRGPRSRGELVTGFLRGDAGPREWARHVAQHHEDYAGFNLLLGAPDELVYLSNRGRGPEVLAPGVYGLSNHLLDTPWPKLARTRARFAGLLDAGADTSDLLDMLADRVPAADAELPDTGLPPEWERLLSAPFITDPRYGTRCSTVLRLTRGSAMELTERSFDAAGAAVDERSFEFVPES, from the coding sequence ATGTGCCTGCTCGTGTTCGCCTGGCAGACCGCCGCCGCCCGACCGCTGGTGCTGGCCGGCAACCGCGACGAGTTCCACGACCGCCCGGCCGCGCCCGCAGACTGGTGGGAGGGCGGCCGCATCGTCGGCGGCCGCGACCTGCGCGCCGGCGGCACCTGGCTGGCCGCGGCCCGCGACGGCCGCTTCGCCGTGGTCACCAACTACCGCGAGCCCATGGCCGAGGGACGCGGCCCGCGCTCGCGCGGCGAACTCGTGACCGGCTTCCTGCGTGGCGACGCCGGGCCCCGCGAGTGGGCGCGCCACGTCGCGCAGCACCACGAGGACTACGCCGGTTTCAACCTCCTGCTGGGCGCGCCCGACGAACTGGTCTACCTGTCCAACCGCGGGCGCGGCCCGGAGGTGCTGGCACCCGGGGTGTATGGCCTGTCGAACCACCTGCTGGACACGCCCTGGCCGAAACTTGCTCGCACACGCGCGCGTTTCGCGGGCCTGCTGGATGCCGGCGCCGACACGTCCGACCTGCTGGACATGCTGGCCGACCGCGTCCCGGCAGCCGACGCAGAGCTACCGGACACGGGGCTGCCGCCAGAGTGGGAGCGCCTGTTGTCAGCACCTTTCATCACCGACCCGCGCTACGGCACGCGCTGCTCCACTGTGCTGCGGCTCACGCGGGGCAGCGCCATGGAGCTGACCGAGCGCAGCTTCGATGCCGCCGGCGCAGCCGTCGACGAGCGCAGTTTCGAATTTGTCCCGGAGTCCTGA